Proteins encoded by one window of Halorubrum ruber:
- a CDS encoding universal stress protein — translation MYDRILVPTDGSDVAEAAVDHALDLAEKYDAEVHALYVVDIDSVNFSLGTEQVDRLKQGRFDEMGELKEQADEATGVVADRGAERGVDIVEHVSGGRPHKVIGDYAENHDIDLIVMGSHGRAGVRRALLGSVTERTLRSTHVPILVVDYLDED, via the coding sequence ATGTACGACCGAATCCTCGTTCCCACGGACGGAAGCGACGTCGCGGAGGCCGCCGTCGACCACGCGCTCGACCTCGCGGAGAAGTACGACGCCGAGGTCCACGCGCTGTACGTGGTCGACATCGACTCCGTGAACTTCAGCCTCGGCACCGAGCAGGTCGACCGGCTCAAGCAGGGCCGGTTCGACGAGATGGGTGAGCTGAAAGAGCAGGCCGACGAGGCGACCGGCGTGGTCGCCGACCGCGGAGCCGAACGCGGCGTCGATATCGTCGAGCACGTCTCGGGTGGTCGACCGCACAAGGTGATCGGCGACTACGCCGAGAACCACGACATCGACCTCATCGTGATGGGAAGTCACGGCCGCGCCGGCGTGCGCCGCGCGCTGCTGGGCAGCGTCACGGAGCGCACCCTACGCTCGACGCACGTCCCCATCCTCGTCGTCGACTACCTCGACGAGGACTGA
- a CDS encoding NAD-dependent epimerase/dehydratase family protein: protein MSTLLVVGGSGFIGRDVCRFAVRDGHEVRSVSRSGRPDVDEAWADAVSWTSADLFRPNAWRDRLDGVDAVVHSVGTLTEAPTDGVTFERVNGDAALLTALEAERAGVDAFAFLSAAAKPPGIRNAYLTAKRRAEASIADLDLDVVTLRPGPVYGAGQPHLPGVVDRVFRFVASAPPLASRLGEARPLSVDTVARATYRAALDPDDRLLDVSDIRDLAG from the coding sequence ATGTCGACCCTCCTCGTCGTCGGCGGCAGCGGCTTCATCGGACGCGACGTCTGCCGATTCGCGGTCCGCGACGGCCACGAGGTCCGCAGCGTCTCGCGGAGCGGCCGTCCCGACGTCGACGAGGCGTGGGCGGACGCCGTCTCGTGGACGAGCGCCGACCTCTTCCGTCCGAACGCGTGGCGCGACCGCCTCGACGGCGTCGACGCCGTGGTCCACTCGGTCGGGACGCTCACCGAGGCGCCGACGGACGGGGTCACCTTCGAGCGCGTCAACGGAGACGCCGCCCTCCTCACGGCGCTCGAGGCGGAACGCGCCGGCGTCGACGCGTTCGCCTTCCTCTCGGCGGCGGCGAAGCCGCCCGGTATCCGAAACGCCTACCTGACGGCCAAGCGCCGCGCCGAGGCGTCAATCGCCGACCTCGACCTCGACGTCGTTACCCTCCGTCCCGGTCCCGTCTACGGCGCGGGACAGCCGCACCTCCCCGGCGTCGTCGACCGCGTGTTCCGGTTCGTCGCGAGCGCGCCGCCGCTCGCGTCGCGGCTCGGCGAGGCGCGGCCGCTCTCCGTCGACACCGTCGCGCGGGCGACGTACCGCGCCGCGCTGGACCCGGACGACCGCCTGCTCGACGTCTCCGATATTCGCGACCTCGCCGGGTGA
- a CDS encoding heavy metal translocating P-type ATPase, producing MDTRTTHLDITGMSCANCSASVGDAVESIDGVSRADANYATDEATVEYDPEATSLAAIYDAIEDAGYGAVSETATVAITDMTCANCADANRDALASVPGVVDADVNYATDEAQVRYNPAETSLSALYDAVEDAGYSPVREDEGADGEGADGEGEGSGESARDAARNAEIRKQRRLTLFGAALSAPLLFFLVDNLLLGGAVVPDQVFGVGIHWVAAALATPVQVVLGRPFYVNSYKALVTNGRANMDVLIALGSTTAYVYSVAVLLNLVAGGVYFDTAALILVFITLGNYLEARSKGQAGEALRKLLEMEADTATLVDEDGTEREVPIDEVEVGDRMKVRPGEQVPTDGVVVEGQSAVDESMVTGESVPVEKEEGDEVVGSTINENGLLVVEATKVGADTALQQIVQTVKEAQSRQPDIQNLADRISAYFVPAVIANALFWGVVWFVFPETLAAFVDRLPLWGQVAGGPAAVGGTVSVFEFAIVVFASSVLIACPCALGLATPAATMVGTTIGAQHGVLFKGGDVLERAKDVDTVVFDKTGTLTEGEMELTDVVAVGNERVPDGGAVAEGEDAAVTGDDATAAGDDAATDARADEDEVLRLAASAERGSEHPLAQAIVDGAEARGLDLADPESFENVPGHGVRATVGGDRVLVGNRKLLRDNGIDPSPAAETMERLESEGKTAMLVARIRDGADEGELMGVVADADTVKPSAKEAVSQLRDRAIDVMMITGDNERTARAVAERVGIDPDNVRAGVLPEDKSDAVEEIQADGRRAMMVGDGVNDAPALAVAYVGTAIGSGTDVAIEAADVTLMRDDPLDVVKAIRVSDATLQKIKQNLVWALGYNTAMIPLASLGLLQPVLAAGAMAFSSVSVLTNSLLFRRYDPDGDYRLLGFLRR from the coding sequence ATGGACACCAGAACCACCCACCTCGACATCACGGGGATGAGCTGCGCCAACTGCTCGGCGAGTGTCGGCGACGCCGTAGAGTCGATAGACGGCGTCTCGCGGGCCGACGCGAACTACGCCACGGACGAGGCGACCGTCGAGTACGACCCGGAGGCGACCTCGCTCGCGGCGATCTACGACGCGATCGAGGACGCCGGCTACGGCGCGGTCTCGGAGACGGCGACCGTCGCGATCACCGACATGACGTGCGCGAACTGCGCGGACGCCAACCGCGACGCGTTAGCGTCCGTGCCCGGCGTCGTCGACGCCGACGTGAACTACGCGACCGACGAGGCGCAGGTGCGGTACAACCCCGCCGAGACCTCGCTGTCGGCGCTGTACGACGCCGTCGAGGACGCGGGCTACTCTCCCGTCCGAGAGGACGAGGGCGCGGACGGCGAGGGCGCCGACGGAGAGGGGGAGGGCTCCGGCGAGAGCGCGCGCGACGCGGCTCGGAACGCCGAGATACGAAAGCAGCGCCGGCTGACGCTGTTCGGCGCCGCGCTCTCGGCGCCGCTGCTCTTCTTCCTCGTCGACAACCTCCTCCTCGGGGGCGCGGTCGTGCCGGACCAGGTCTTCGGCGTCGGGATCCACTGGGTCGCGGCCGCGCTCGCGACGCCCGTCCAGGTCGTCCTCGGTCGGCCGTTCTACGTGAACTCCTACAAGGCGCTCGTCACGAACGGTCGCGCCAACATGGACGTGCTGATCGCGCTGGGGTCGACGACGGCGTACGTCTACTCCGTCGCCGTCCTCCTCAACCTGGTCGCCGGGGGCGTCTACTTCGACACGGCCGCGCTCATCCTCGTCTTCATCACGCTCGGTAACTACCTCGAGGCCCGCTCGAAGGGGCAGGCCGGGGAGGCGCTCCGGAAGCTGTTGGAGATGGAGGCCGACACCGCCACCCTCGTCGACGAGGACGGAACGGAGCGCGAGGTCCCGATCGACGAGGTCGAGGTCGGCGACCGGATGAAGGTCCGTCCCGGTGAACAGGTCCCGACCGACGGCGTCGTCGTCGAGGGGCAGTCCGCCGTGGACGAGTCGATGGTGACGGGCGAGTCTGTCCCGGTCGAGAAGGAGGAAGGCGACGAGGTCGTCGGGTCCACCATCAACGAGAACGGCCTGCTCGTCGTCGAGGCGACGAAGGTCGGCGCCGACACCGCGCTCCAGCAGATCGTCCAGACGGTGAAGGAGGCGCAGTCCCGCCAGCCCGACATCCAGAACCTCGCGGACCGCATCTCCGCGTACTTCGTGCCCGCGGTGATCGCGAACGCGCTGTTCTGGGGCGTCGTCTGGTTCGTCTTCCCCGAGACGCTCGCCGCGTTCGTCGACCGGCTCCCGCTGTGGGGCCAGGTCGCGGGCGGCCCCGCAGCGGTCGGCGGAACCGTCTCGGTGTTCGAGTTCGCGATCGTCGTCTTCGCCTCCTCGGTCCTGATCGCGTGTCCCTGTGCGCTCGGCCTCGCGACGCCGGCCGCGACGATGGTCGGGACCACCATCGGCGCGCAACACGGCGTCCTGTTCAAGGGCGGCGACGTGCTCGAACGCGCGAAGGACGTCGACACCGTGGTGTTCGACAAGACGGGAACGCTCACGGAAGGCGAGATGGAGCTCACGGACGTGGTCGCGGTTGGCAACGAGCGCGTCCCCGACGGCGGAGCGGTCGCCGAGGGCGAGGACGCGGCGGTGACCGGCGACGACGCCACGGCCGCCGGCGACGACGCCGCGACCGACGCGCGCGCCGACGAGGACGAGGTACTCCGGCTCGCCGCGAGCGCGGAGCGCGGCAGCGAACACCCGCTCGCTCAGGCGATCGTCGACGGCGCCGAGGCGCGCGGCCTCGACCTCGCCGACCCCGAATCGTTCGAGAACGTCCCCGGCCACGGGGTGAGAGCGACCGTGGGGGGCGACCGGGTACTGGTCGGGAACCGGAAGCTGCTGCGCGACAACGGGATCGACCCCTCGCCCGCCGCTGAGACGATGGAACGCCTCGAGAGCGAGGGGAAGACGGCGATGCTCGTCGCCCGGATTCGAGACGGCGCGGACGAGGGCGAGCTCATGGGCGTCGTCGCCGACGCCGACACGGTGAAACCGAGCGCGAAAGAGGCGGTGAGTCAGCTCCGGGACCGCGCTATCGACGTGATGATGATCACGGGGGACAACGAGCGCACGGCCCGCGCGGTCGCCGAGCGGGTCGGAATCGACCCCGACAACGTCCGCGCCGGCGTCCTCCCCGAGGACAAGTCCGACGCGGTCGAGGAGATCCAGGCCGACGGTCGCCGGGCGATGATGGTCGGCGACGGCGTCAACGACGCGCCGGCGCTTGCGGTCGCGTACGTCGGCACCGCCATCGGCTCCGGGACCGACGTGGCCATCGAGGCCGCCGACGTGACGCTGATGCGCGACGACCCGCTCGACGTCGTGAAGGCGATCCGCGTCTCCGACGCGACGCTCCAGAAGATCAAACAGAACCTCGTGTGGGCGCTCGGCTACAACACGGCGATGATCCCTCTGGCGTCGCTCGGGCTGCTTCAGCCCGTCCTCGCGGCCGGGGCGATGGCGTTCTCCTCGGTGTCGGTGCTGACGAACAGCCTCCTGTTCCGCCGGTACGACCCCGACGGCGACTACAGGCTCCTCGGGTTCCTGCGGCGCTGA
- a CDS encoding MOSC domain-containing protein, protein MARLERLRVYPVKGLDGVDVDGARVLDSGTLERDREFALFDADGDVVNGKRTDRVHDLSTGFDADSGTLRVETPDGSVRRFDLDEDPARAAEWFGDFFDADLRLRRDESLGFVDRREMGPSVVSTATLEAVASWFDGMTVEGARRRLRANVEVSGVPAFWEDRFVGDGAPAFEVGGVRIEGVTPCGRCVVPERDPDTGEPTPEFRERFVRRREETFPEWADEDAFDHYYTVMTIARIPERDRGETLRVGDEVTVRE, encoded by the coding sequence ATGGCCCGTTTGGAGCGACTCAGGGTGTATCCGGTGAAGGGGTTAGACGGGGTCGACGTCGACGGCGCCCGGGTCCTCGACAGCGGGACGCTGGAGCGCGACCGCGAGTTCGCGCTGTTCGACGCCGACGGCGACGTCGTCAACGGGAAGCGGACCGACCGGGTTCACGACCTCTCGACCGGCTTCGACGCCGATTCGGGCACGCTCCGGGTCGAGACGCCCGACGGGAGCGTCCGGCGGTTCGACCTCGACGAGGATCCCGCCCGCGCAGCCGAGTGGTTCGGCGACTTCTTCGACGCGGACCTACGGCTCCGGCGCGACGAGTCCCTCGGGTTCGTTGACCGCCGGGAGATGGGCCCCTCCGTCGTCAGCACGGCGACGTTGGAGGCGGTCGCCTCGTGGTTCGACGGGATGACCGTCGAGGGGGCGCGCCGCCGCCTCCGCGCGAACGTCGAGGTGTCTGGCGTCCCGGCGTTCTGGGAGGACCGGTTCGTCGGCGACGGGGCGCCGGCGTTCGAGGTGGGCGGCGTCCGCATCGAGGGCGTGACGCCCTGCGGTCGGTGCGTCGTCCCCGAGCGCGACCCCGACACCGGCGAGCCGACGCCGGAGTTCCGCGAGCGGTTCGTTCGGCGGCGGGAAGAGACGTTCCCCGAGTGGGCCGACGAGGACGCGTTCGACCACTACTACACCGTGATGACCATCGCGCGGATACCCGAGCGCGACCGCGGCGAGACGCTCCGCGTCGGCGACGAGGTCACGGTCCGCGAGTGA
- a CDS encoding cold-shock protein, translating into MATGKVDFFNDTGGYGFIETDDADEDVFFHMEDVGGPDLEEGQEVEFEIEEADKGPRATNLTRL; encoded by the coding sequence ATGGCGACAGGCAAGGTCGACTTCTTCAACGACACCGGCGGCTACGGATTCATCGAGACTGACGACGCTGACGAGGACGTGTTCTTCCACATGGAAGACGTCGGCGGCCCGGACCTCGAGGAGGGACAGGAGGTAGAGTTCGAGATCGAGGAGGCGGACAAGGGTCCGCGCGCGACGAACCTCACTCGGCTGTAG
- a CDS encoding oxidoreductase: MADWTTDEMPRLDGKTVVVTGANSGLGFEGTRAFAARGATVVMACRSVDRAEDAADEIRADAGGEVDGELDVRGCDLASLDSVASFADGLAADYDAVDVLCNNAGVMAIPRSETEDGFETQFGVNHLGHFALTGRLFDLLDAAEGIGGDARVVTQSSGAHEQGEMDFSDLNWERSYGKWKAYGRSKLANLLFAYELQRRLDAASGETDETGIRSVACHPGYTDTNLQMRTAAESGNPLMKVAMRAANAVLGQDPEIGVEPMLFAATTDVDGGAYVEPGGLMNMRGHPTVGRSNDASYDRGDARKLWEYSTEATGVEYPV; the protein is encoded by the coding sequence ATGGCAGACTGGACGACCGACGAGATGCCGCGATTGGACGGGAAGACGGTCGTCGTCACGGGCGCGAACAGCGGGCTCGGCTTCGAGGGGACCCGCGCGTTCGCGGCCCGGGGCGCGACCGTCGTGATGGCGTGTCGGAGCGTCGACCGCGCCGAGGACGCGGCCGACGAGATCCGGGCGGACGCGGGCGGCGAGGTCGACGGCGAGCTCGACGTCCGCGGGTGCGACCTCGCCTCGCTCGACTCGGTGGCGTCGTTCGCCGACGGCCTCGCCGCCGACTACGACGCGGTCGACGTCCTCTGTAACAACGCCGGGGTGATGGCGATCCCGCGGAGCGAGACCGAGGACGGCTTCGAGACGCAGTTCGGCGTCAACCACCTCGGCCACTTCGCGCTCACGGGCCGGCTGTTCGACCTCCTCGACGCGGCGGAGGGGATCGGCGGCGACGCGCGCGTCGTCACGCAGTCGTCGGGCGCCCACGAGCAGGGCGAGATGGACTTCTCCGACCTCAACTGGGAGCGGTCGTACGGCAAGTGGAAGGCGTACGGGCGCAGCAAGCTCGCGAACCTGCTGTTCGCCTACGAGCTTCAGCGGCGGCTCGACGCGGCGAGCGGCGAGACCGACGAGACCGGGATCCGCAGCGTCGCCTGTCACCCGGGCTACACCGACACGAACCTCCAGATGCGGACCGCGGCCGAGAGCGGCAACCCCCTCATGAAGGTCGCGATGAGGGCCGCGAACGCGGTACTTGGACAGGACCCCGAAATCGGCGTCGAGCCGATGCTGTTCGCGGCGACGACCGACGTCGACGGCGGCGCCTACGTCGAGCCCGGCGGCCTCATGAACATGCGCGGGCACCCGACCGTCGGCCGGTCGAACGACGCCTCATACGACCGCGGAGACGCTCGGAAGCTCTGGGAGTACTCGACCGAGGCGACCGGCGTCGAGTACCCGGTATAA
- a CDS encoding DNA topoisomerase VI subunit B, translating into MTSFQSTIGDEEGIAEELAEGQREISIAEFFEKNKHMLGFDSGARGLVTAVKEAVDNALDATEEAGYLPDIYIEIEEVGDYYRVVIEDNGPGITKEQLPKVFGKLLYGSRFHAREQSRGQQGIGISAAVLYSQLTSGQPAKITSRPKGQSRAQYFELIIDTDTNEPEIQADEETTWDRPHGTRIELEMEANMRARQQLHDYVKHTAVVNPHARLELREPGLEEPLKFERATDELPAETKEIRPHPHGVELGALIKMLEATESYSVSGFLQEEFTRVGKKTADSVIDNFRDVYYGRELAWSPPREHDDRDVASAVADAVANKGAEATSAFADGVAEAVGNHDRLARSDLAEIVDNVAETVESDTGKTFGGTVRENAVDAAWRAVTGLGGEEESDAESGDDDAEESPLVPDAYALVDEATSTRKDDEAVQAMAEALARRFENLDGDAFRITRDDLERLVADAASFVAEQRDATFGETARENVVEAFWSRAQTVPDDPPKVKAIAGNRDAAADLLDAMRTTDILAPPTDCLAPITAELVEAGLQKEYDADFYAAATRDADVHGGDPFIVEAGIAYGGDIPAEGSVELLRFANRVPLVYQRGACATTDVIKGIGWRNYGLDQPGGSGMPNGPAVISIHVASTNVPFTSESKDALANVPEIEDEIELAVREAARELKSFLNKRRSMQQRREKQDVLGRILPEMADKVSEVTGRSRPDISGALARIMNNVSVEREVNDGSVTLVVENHSDVNEQLDITDIVSTEPTDLSDGTVVDMDGDWFVQWKPEVPSGDERELTYAVDGDPEFEVSVGGVETEKLTVND; encoded by the coding sequence ATGACGTCCTTCCAGTCGACGATCGGCGACGAGGAGGGGATCGCGGAGGAGCTGGCGGAGGGCCAGCGCGAGATCTCCATCGCCGAGTTCTTCGAGAAGAACAAACACATGCTCGGGTTCGACTCGGGCGCCCGCGGGCTCGTCACCGCCGTCAAGGAGGCGGTCGACAACGCCCTCGACGCGACCGAGGAGGCCGGCTACCTCCCCGACATCTACATCGAGATCGAGGAGGTGGGCGACTACTACCGGGTCGTCATCGAGGACAACGGACCCGGTATCACGAAGGAACAGCTTCCGAAAGTGTTCGGGAAGCTCCTGTATGGAAGTCGTTTCCATGCCAGGGAGCAGTCTCGCGGTCAACAGGGAATCGGGATTTCAGCGGCTGTACTGTACTCTCAGCTCACTTCCGGCCAACCGGCGAAGATCACCTCGCGCCCGAAGGGGCAGTCGCGGGCGCAGTACTTCGAGCTCATCATCGACACGGACACGAACGAGCCAGAGATCCAGGCCGACGAGGAGACGACGTGGGACCGGCCCCACGGCACCCGGATCGAGCTGGAGATGGAGGCGAACATGCGCGCCCGCCAGCAGCTCCACGACTACGTGAAACACACCGCGGTCGTCAACCCCCACGCGCGGCTGGAACTGCGCGAGCCGGGGCTCGAAGAGCCGCTGAAGTTCGAGCGCGCGACCGACGAGCTGCCGGCGGAGACGAAGGAGATCCGCCCGCACCCGCACGGCGTCGAGCTCGGCGCGCTGATCAAGATGCTGGAGGCGACCGAGTCGTACTCCGTCTCCGGGTTCCTCCAGGAGGAGTTCACGCGGGTCGGCAAGAAGACCGCCGACAGCGTGATCGACAACTTCCGCGACGTCTACTACGGCCGCGAGCTCGCCTGGTCGCCGCCGCGCGAACACGACGACCGCGACGTGGCGAGCGCGGTCGCGGACGCGGTCGCGAACAAGGGCGCTGAGGCAACGTCGGCCTTCGCGGACGGCGTCGCCGAGGCGGTAGGGAACCACGACCGGCTGGCCCGGTCCGATCTCGCCGAGATCGTCGACAACGTCGCGGAGACCGTCGAGAGCGACACCGGGAAGACGTTCGGCGGGACCGTCCGCGAGAACGCGGTCGATGCCGCGTGGCGGGCGGTGACGGGGCTCGGCGGCGAGGAAGAATCGGACGCGGAGTCGGGCGACGATGACGCCGAAGAGTCGCCGCTCGTCCCAGACGCCTACGCGCTCGTCGACGAGGCGACGTCGACGCGGAAGGACGACGAGGCGGTTCAGGCGATGGCCGAGGCGCTCGCGCGGCGGTTCGAGAACCTCGACGGCGACGCGTTCCGGATCACCCGCGACGACCTCGAACGGCTCGTCGCGGACGCGGCGTCGTTCGTCGCCGAGCAGCGCGACGCGACCTTCGGCGAGACCGCCCGCGAGAACGTCGTGGAGGCGTTCTGGTCGCGGGCCCAGACGGTGCCGGACGACCCGCCGAAGGTGAAGGCGATCGCGGGGAACCGCGACGCCGCCGCCGATCTGCTCGACGCGATGCGGACGACGGACATCCTCGCGCCGCCGACCGACTGCCTCGCGCCGATCACGGCGGAGCTGGTCGAGGCCGGGCTCCAGAAGGAGTACGACGCCGACTTCTACGCGGCCGCGACGCGCGACGCCGACGTCCACGGCGGCGACCCGTTCATCGTCGAGGCCGGCATCGCCTACGGCGGCGATATTCCGGCGGAGGGGTCGGTCGAGCTGCTGCGGTTCGCGAACCGTGTCCCGCTCGTCTACCAGCGCGGCGCCTGCGCGACGACGGACGTGATCAAGGGGATCGGGTGGCGCAACTACGGGCTCGACCAGCCCGGCGGCTCGGGGATGCCGAACGGGCCGGCGGTGATATCGATCCACGTCGCCTCCACGAACGTCCCGTTCACGAGCGAGTCGAAGGACGCGCTCGCGAACGTCCCGGAGATCGAAGACGAGATCGAGCTCGCGGTGCGGGAGGCCGCCCGCGAGCTGAAGTCGTTCCTCAACAAGCGACGCTCGATGCAGCAGCGCCGGGAGAAACAGGACGTCCTCGGTCGGATCCTCCCGGAGATGGCGGACAAGGTCTCGGAGGTCACGGGCCGGTCGCGCCCCGACATCAGCGGCGCGCTGGCGCGGATCATGAACAACGTCAGCGTCGAGCGCGAGGTGAACGACGGGTCGGTGACGCTTGTCGTCGAGAACCACTCGGACGTGAACGAGCAGCTGGATATCACGGACATCGTCTCGACGGAGCCGACCGACCTCTCCGACGGGACGGTGGTCGACATGGACGGCGATTGGTTCGTCCAGTGGAAGCCCGAGGTGCCCTCGGGCGACGAGCGGGAACTGACGTACGCGGTCGACGGCGACCCCGAGTTCGAGGTCAGCGTCGGCGGCGTGGAGACCGAGAAACTCACGGTGAACGATTAA
- a CDS encoding DNA topoisomerase IV subunit A, producing MTTESDARDELIDLAADFYDQFAAGKIPEMTLPTRTKSNIEYDEESGVWTYGDRTSTRSANSVRGARKLLKAAYTIEFLADQLDDDRSSTLRELYYLSESWDNDEAQFKSQDESNDLVEDLEIVTGVTREDFHMRPEESGAKVMGPLEIREQTNRGDREIHCQLDVGQGGYQIPNNPDTIEFLDNDAEFVLCVETGGMRDRLVENGFDEAHDALVVHLGGQPARATRRLTKRFRDELDLPVVVFTDGDPWSYRIYGSVAYGSIKSAHLSKYLATPEARFIGIQPEDIVEYDLPSDPLSDSDVNALESELEDPRFQTDYWEEQIELQLDIGKKSEQQSLASRGLDFVTDTYLPERLNEMGVL from the coding sequence ATGACGACCGAAAGCGACGCACGAGACGAGCTGATCGACCTGGCGGCGGACTTCTACGACCAGTTCGCGGCCGGGAAGATCCCGGAGATGACGCTGCCCACGCGGACGAAGAGCAACATCGAGTACGACGAGGAGAGCGGGGTGTGGACCTACGGCGACCGCACCTCGACGCGCAGCGCCAACTCGGTGCGGGGCGCGCGCAAGCTGCTGAAGGCCGCCTACACGATCGAGTTCCTCGCGGACCAGCTCGACGACGACCGCTCCTCCACGCTGCGTGAGCTGTACTACCTCTCGGAGTCGTGGGACAACGACGAGGCGCAGTTCAAGAGCCAAGACGAGTCGAACGACCTCGTCGAGGACCTCGAGATCGTCACGGGCGTCACCCGCGAGGACTTCCACATGCGCCCGGAGGAGTCGGGCGCGAAGGTGATGGGGCCGCTGGAGATCCGCGAGCAGACCAACCGCGGCGACCGCGAGATCCACTGCCAGCTCGACGTGGGGCAGGGCGGCTACCAGATCCCCAACAACCCTGACACCATCGAGTTCCTCGACAACGACGCCGAGTTCGTCCTCTGCGTCGAGACCGGCGGGATGCGCGACCGGCTCGTCGAGAACGGCTTCGACGAAGCGCACGACGCCCTCGTCGTCCACCTCGGCGGCCAGCCCGCTCGCGCCACGCGGCGGCTGACGAAGCGCTTCCGCGACGAGCTCGACCTCCCCGTGGTGGTGTTCACCGACGGCGACCCGTGGTCCTACCGCATCTACGGCTCCGTGGCGTACGGCTCGATCAAGTCCGCGCACCTCTCAAAGTACCTCGCGACGCCGGAGGCGCGGTTCATCGGCATCCAGCCGGAGGACATCGTCGAGTACGACCTTCCCTCCGACCCGCTCTCGGACTCGGACGTTAACGCCCTGGAATCGGAGTTAGAGGACCCGCGCTTCCAGACCGACTACTGGGAAGAGCAGATCGAGCTCCAGCTCGACATCGGCAAGAAGTCCGAGCAGCAGTCGCTCGCGAGCCGCGGGCTCGACTTCGTCACCGACACCTACCTCCCCGAGCGGCTGAACGAGATGGGCGTGCTCTAA
- a CDS encoding CDGSH iron-sulfur domain-containing protein, with protein sequence MAREVTHEERGPVVLDDDDKGDDGLIYVCQCGLSDSKPLCDGSHNATTDEADGVVYKYPNGDADGERREVDEIVYADK encoded by the coding sequence ATGGCGCGCGAAGTCACGCACGAGGAGCGAGGGCCGGTTGTGCTCGACGACGACGACAAGGGTGACGACGGCCTCATCTACGTCTGTCAGTGCGGCCTGTCGGACTCGAAGCCGCTCTGTGACGGCTCGCACAACGCGACGACCGACGAGGCGGACGGCGTCGTTTATAAATACCCGAACGGCGACGCCGACGGCGAGCGTCGCGAGGTCGACGAGATCGTCTACGCTGACAAGTAG
- the msrB gene encoding peptide-methionine (R)-S-oxide reductase MsrB: protein MSETDERDPSELTDEEWRERLSEEEYRVLRESGTEAKFSGEYVDHHPDDGEYRCRACGTVLFEAETKYESGCGWPAFYAAEEESVTTTVDTSHGMRRTEVRCANCDSHLGHVFDDGPEPTGKRFCINSVAMEYDE from the coding sequence ATGAGCGAGACCGACGAGCGCGACCCGAGCGAGCTGACCGACGAGGAGTGGCGCGAGCGGCTCTCCGAGGAGGAGTACCGCGTGCTCCGCGAGAGCGGCACGGAGGCGAAGTTCTCGGGCGAGTACGTCGACCACCACCCCGACGACGGGGAGTACCGCTGTCGGGCCTGCGGCACCGTCCTCTTTGAGGCCGAGACGAAGTACGAGTCCGGCTGCGGCTGGCCCGCCTTCTACGCCGCCGAGGAGGAGTCCGTGACCACGACGGTGGACACCAGTCACGGGATGCGCCGTACCGAGGTCCGCTGCGCGAACTGCGACTCCCATCTGGGGCACGTGTTCGACGACGGCCCCGAGCCGACGGGCAAGCGCTTCTGTATCAACTCGGTCGCGATGGAGTACGACGAATAA
- a CDS encoding sensor histidine kinase, which produces MSEAEVDPEERLKRQRDDLRLLNQVMRHDIRNDLQLVGAYAELLDDHVDEEGEKYLDVIKRNTQSAVSLTTTVRDLAEVMLREDAEPSRVSLDRVLSQQVEEVRSGYSEAVFTVEGSYPEAEVVGDEMLSSVFRNLLRNAVQHNDETPPTVTVSATVEEAEGVAEVRIADNGPGIPEEQRDDIFGKGEKGLDSPGAGIGLYLVRSLVEIYGGDVWVEDNEPKGAVFVVQLPLCEG; this is translated from the coding sequence ATGAGCGAGGCCGAGGTGGACCCGGAGGAGCGGCTCAAGCGCCAGCGCGACGACCTCCGGCTGTTGAACCAGGTGATGCGCCACGACATCCGCAACGACCTCCAGCTCGTCGGCGCGTACGCAGAGCTGCTCGACGACCACGTCGACGAGGAGGGGGAGAAGTACCTGGACGTGATCAAGCGCAACACCCAGAGCGCGGTGTCGCTCACCACGACGGTCCGAGACCTCGCGGAGGTGATGCTCCGGGAGGACGCCGAGCCGAGCCGCGTCTCGCTCGACAGGGTCCTCTCACAGCAGGTGGAGGAGGTCCGCTCCGGCTACTCGGAGGCGGTCTTCACCGTCGAGGGGTCGTACCCCGAGGCGGAGGTCGTCGGCGACGAGATGCTGAGCTCGGTGTTCCGGAACCTCCTGCGAAACGCGGTCCAGCACAACGACGAGACCCCGCCGACGGTGACGGTGTCGGCGACCGTCGAGGAGGCCGAGGGGGTCGCGGAGGTGCGGATCGCCGACAACGGCCCCGGGATACCGGAAGAGCAGCGGGACGATATATTCGGCAAGGGTGAGAAGGGCCTCGACAGCCCGGGCGCGGGGATCGGGCTTTACCTCGTCCGGTCGCTCGTCGAGATCTACGGCGGCGACGTGTGGGTCGAGGACAACGAGCCGAAGGGAGCCGTGTTCGTCGTCCAACTGCCGCTCTGTGAAGGGTGA